In Vigna angularis cultivar LongXiaoDou No.4 chromosome 8, ASM1680809v1, whole genome shotgun sequence, one DNA window encodes the following:
- the LOC108344081 gene encoding uncharacterized protein LOC108344081: protein MACWSAENATKAYLNTLKMGQKAKEPAVAEFIAALAAGNNAQLMVVACAGAADSTTLALVSAAHQTGGHVVCIVSGHDELNDSKKVLGVNASEVQFKVGEVQQELLLLRQADFVVIDCNHVSHGEIVKAIQDGGMQNGVVIVGCNALSCRGSWWSCGSKTQLLPIGKGLLVTRFGRSAASPKHGSGVSKNRSSRWIVKVDKCTGEEHVYKIRVPQGKVIPA from the exons ATGGCTTGTTGGTCTGCAGAAAATGCCACAAAGGCCTATCTCAACACACTGAAAATG GGTCAAAAGGCCAAAGAGCCAGCAGTTGCAGAGTTCATAGCAGCACTAGCTGCTGGCAACAATGCACAACTGATGGTTGTGGCATGTGCTGGTGCAGCAGACTCCACCACACTAGCATTAGTCAGTGCTGCACATCAAACCGGTGGCCATGTTGTTTGCATTGTCTCCGGCCATGATGAATTAAACGACTCAAAAAAGGTTCTTGGAGTGAATGCTAGTGAAGTCCAGTTCAAGGTTGGAGAGGTTCAACAAGAACTGCTGTTGTTGAGACAAGCAGATTTTGTGGTGATTGATTGCAACCATGTTAGCCATGGAGAGATTGTTAAAGCAATCCAAGATGGTGGCATGCAAAATGGTGTAGTGATTGTTGGCTGCAATGCACTTAGCTGCAGAGGGTCATGGTGGTCTTGTGGATCAAAAACTCAGTTGCTGCCTATAGGAAAAGGGCTTCTGGTTACGAGATTTGGAAGAAGTGCTGCAAGCCCAAAACATGGATCTGGAGTGAGTAAGAACAGAAGTAGTCGTTGGATTGTTAAGGTAGATAAATGCACTGGTGAAGAACATGTGTACAAGATCAGAGTTCCACAGGGAAAAGTGATTCCAGCTTAA